The following is a genomic window from Polaribacter atrinae.
TTTGCTTTAAAGTCAGATTCTCAATTAGAACGCGCTTATTTTTTATTTAAGATGATACAAAACGAACCAATGGTAAGAATTGGTAGTGCGGTTACTAATTTTGCTTTAAAAGTACATTTGCCGGTAGAAGGGCTTATACGTTCTACGGTTTTCGACCATTTTTGTGGAGGTGTAACAGAAGATGATTGTTTGCCAATTATAGATAATATGTACAATAACGGTAATGTACATAGTGTTTTAGATTATTCTGTAGAAGGGCAAGACAAAGAAGTAAGTTTTGATGGAGCTTTAGAAAAGATCTTAAAAATTCTTAACTTCTGCGAAGAAAAGGAATCGATTCCTTATGCGGTTTTTAAGCCTTCTGGTTTTGGTCGTTTTGGATTGTTTCAAAAAATATCCGAAGAAAAAGAGTTAACAACAGAAGAAAAAGAAGAGTGGAATAGGGTGGTAGCACGTTTTCATAAAGTGTGTAAATTAGCGCTTCAAAAAGATGTTCCTTTATTAATTGATGCAGAAGAAAGCTGGATGCAAAAAGCTGCAGACGAATTGATAGAAGAGCTAATGGAGACTTATAATAAAGAAAAAGCCATCGTTTTTAATACATTACAAATGTATAAACACGACAGAATGGACTATCTAAAAGCGTTGCATGAAAAAGCAAAACTAAAAGGATTTCATATTGGTATGAAAGTCGTTAGAGGTGCTTATATGGAGAAGGAACGAGAAAGAGCCGAAGAAAAAGGATATCCATCTCCTATATGTAAAGACAAACAAGCTACTGACCTCAATTATGATACGTGTATTAAATACATGATGGATAACTCAAGAATGGCCTTATTTGCAGGGACACACAATGAAGATAGCTCTTATTTGTTAATGGATTTAGCTAAAAAATATGAGATTAAAGAAAACGATAACCGTCTTTGGTTTGGACAGTTATTCGGTATGAGCGATCATATTAGTTACAATTTAGCCAACCAAGGTTATAATGTGGCAAAGTACCTTCCTTTTGGTCCTGTAAGAGATGTAATGCCTTATTTAATTAGAAGGGCAGAAGAAAATACATCGGTTTCCGGACAAACAAGTAGAGAGTTAAATCTGTTAAAAACAGAAAGAAAGAGAAGAAAATTATAATGACGAGCATCGAAGAAATAAAATTATTAATTTATAGAAATAAGCTTAGGCTTGCTCAAGAATTAAGACAAAGTAAAGAAGCTGTTTTTTTAATTAAGAAAGCTACTCATACTAATTTATCACCGGTAGAAAAAGAGAAAATTAAAATACAGTTACTAGATATTTGCAAAGCAATACCCGCATTGGCGGTCTTTTTATTACCTGGAGGAGCATTGTTGTTACCGCTTTTAATAAAATTGATTCCAGATATTTTACCTTCTGCATTTAAAGATGATTTGCCAAATGATAAAAAACAGGCTTAATTAATTGTGTTTATAAAATCTTTTAGAATTAAAGTTAAAAACTTCTTTTATCTTTAAATAATACAATACATTTGTAAAGTAAACTTTAGGAGTAGCTATTAAATTAGTTTGAGAAAAATCCTTAGAACCTGATTTGGTTAATACCAACGTAGGAAAAAGTTGCTTAGATTTAGTTATACAAAACTACCTCTCTACGGTTTACGGTAAATATTTAAAAAATATGATTACTATAAAAGTAAACCAAGAAAATCATCAATTTTCAGAAACTTTAGCGTTAACAGAATTAATTCGTTTTTTAGAAATAAAGACGAACGGAATTGCTGTTGCTATAAATGGCAGTGTAGTAAAAAAAAGCGATTGGTCTTTACGGTTAC
Proteins encoded in this region:
- a CDS encoding proline dehydrogenase family protein; translation: MKLFDNTEVAFALKSDSQLERAYFLFKMIQNEPMVRIGSAVTNFALKVHLPVEGLIRSTVFDHFCGGVTEDDCLPIIDNMYNNGNVHSVLDYSVEGQDKEVSFDGALEKILKILNFCEEKESIPYAVFKPSGFGRFGLFQKISEEKELTTEEKEEWNRVVARFHKVCKLALQKDVPLLIDAEESWMQKAADELIEELMETYNKEKAIVFNTLQMYKHDRMDYLKALHEKAKLKGFHIGMKVVRGAYMEKERERAEEKGYPSPICKDKQATDLNYDTCIKYMMDNSRMALFAGTHNEDSSYLLMDLAKKYEIKENDNRLWFGQLFGMSDHISYNLANQGYNVAKYLPFGPVRDVMPYLIRRAEENTSVSGQTSRELNLLKTERKRRKL
- a CDS encoding LETM1 domain-containing protein, translated to MTSIEEIKLLIYRNKLRLAQELRQSKEAVFLIKKATHTNLSPVEKEKIKIQLLDICKAIPALAVFLLPGGALLLPLLIKLIPDILPSAFKDDLPNDKKQA
- the thiS gene encoding sulfur carrier protein ThiS, yielding MITIKVNQENHQFSETLALTELIRFLEIKTNGIAVAINGSVVKKSDWSLRLLQNSDEVLIIKSTQGG